From a region of the Poecile atricapillus isolate bPoeAtr1 chromosome 4, bPoeAtr1.hap1, whole genome shotgun sequence genome:
- the LOXL3 gene encoding lysyl oxidase homolog 3 isoform X2 yields the protein MGGCGTWAWPELLVLLGSSWLWVGSAQPTPPGPTHAPGPQLRFRLAGYPRKHNEGRVEVFYNDEWGTICDDDFTLGNAHVLCRHLGFVAATGWAHSAKYGKGVGRIWLDNVNCAGSEKSIGDCKHRGWGNSDCSHEEDAGVVCKDERIPGFKDSNVIETEQSHVEEVRLRPVVSGGRRQLPVTEGIVEVRYKDSWAQICDQGWDSHNSRVICGMMGFPAEKKVNRNFYKLFTERQQLNYRLHSVSCTGTEVHLSMCSFEFYRGNSSAACGAGMPAVVSCVPGPLFATGNAHKKKQRQQQQQQGQPRIRLKGGARIGEGRVEVLKSSEWGTICDDRWNLQSASVVCRELGFGSAKEALTGARMGQGTGPIHLNEVQCRGTEKSLWNCPFRNITQEDCKHTEDAAVRCNIPYMGYENLIRLSGGRSRFEGRVEVAVGAGDGDQPRWGLVCGEGWGTLEAMVACRQLGLGFANHGLQETWYWDASNVTEMVMSGVKCAGHEMSLSHCQHHGASLSCRNTGTRFAAGVICSETASDLLLHAPLVQETAYIEDRPLHMLYCAAEENCLASSARLANWPYGHRRLLRFSSQIHNRGRADFRPKAGRHSWVWHECHRHYHSMDIFTHYDILTPNGTKVAEGHKASFCLEDTECEEDVAKRYECANFGEQGITVGCWDLYRHDIDCQWIDITDVKPGNYILQVVINPNFEVAESDFTNNAMKCNCKYDGHRIWVHSCHIGDALSEEANKRFEQYPGQLNNQIS from the exons ATGGGAGGCTGCGGCACATGGGCATGGccggagctgctggtgctgctgggcagctcctggctgtgggtgggcagtgcccagcccaccCCCCCGGGCCCCACACACGCCCCCGGGCCCCAGCTGAGGTTCCGCCTGGCCGGTTACCCCCGCAAGCACAACGAGGGCCGCGTCGAGGTCTTCTACAACGACGAGTGGGGAACCATCTGCGATGACGACTTCACGCTGGGCAACGCGCACGTGCTGTGCCGGCACCTCGGCTTCGTGGCTGCCACCGGCTGGGCACACAGCGCCAAGTACGGCAAAGGAGTCG GGCGGATCTGGCTGGACAATGTGAACTGTGCCGGAAGCGAGAAGAGCATCGGGGACTGCAAACACCGGGGCTGGGGGAACAGCGACTGCAGCCATGAGGAAGATGCAGGTGTTGTCTGCAAGGATGAACGCATTCCAGGCTTCAAGGACTCCAACGTCATCGAG ACCGAGCAGAGCCACGTGGAGGAGGTGCGGCTGCGGCCGGTGGTGTCCGGGGGGCGGCGGCAGCTGCCGGTGACAGAGGGCATCGTGGAGGTGCGCTACAAGGACAGCTGGGCACAGATCTGCGaccagggctgggacagccacAACAGCCGTGTCATCTGTGGCATGATGGGCTTCCCAGCAGAGAAGAAAGTCAACAGGAACTTCTACAA GCTGTTCACGGAGCGGCAGCAGCTCAACTACCGCCTGCACTCGGTGTCCTGCACGGGGACAGAGGTGCACCTGTCCATGTGCTCCTTTGAGTTCTACCGGGGGAACTCCTCAGCAGCCTGCGGGGCCGGCATGCCCGCCGTGGTCAGCTGCGTGCCCGGGCCCCTCTTCGCCACTGGCAATGCCCACAAGAAGAAGCAGcgtcagcagcagcagcagcagggccag CCCCGGATCCGGCTGAAGGGCGGTGCAAGGATCGGTGAGGGCCGTGTTGAGGTGCTCAAGAGCAGCGAGTGGGGCACGATCTGCGACGATCGCTGGAACCTGCAGTCGGCCAGCGTCGTGTGCCGCGAGCTGGGCTTCGGCAGCGCCAAGGAGGCTCTCACCGGGGCACGCATGGGGCAag GGACGGGCCCCATCCACCTGAACGAGGTGCAGTGCCGGGGCACCGAGAAGTCCCTGTGGAACTGCCCCTTCAGGAACATCACACAGGAGGACTGCAAGCACACGGAGGACGCGGCTGTTCGCTGCAACATCCCCTACATGGGCTACGAAAACCTG ATTCGGCTGAGCGGGGGCCGGAGCCGCTTCGAGGGGCGGGTCGAGGTGGCGGTGGGGGCTGGCGACGGGGACCAGCCCCGCTGGGGTCTGGTCTGCGGCGAAGGCTGGGGTACGCTCGAGGCGATGGTGGCCTGTCGCCAGCTGGGTCTGGGATTCGCTAACCACGGCTTACAA GAGACGTGGTACTGGGATGCCAGCAACGTGACAGAGATGGTCATGAGCGGGGTGAAGTGCGCTGGCCACGAGATGTCCCTGAGCCACTGCCAGCACCATGGCGCcagcctgagctgcaggaacacGGGCACACGCTTCGCTGCAGGCGTCATCTGCTCCGAGA CCGCCTCCGACCTGCTGCTGCACGCACCGCTGGTGCAGGAGACGGCGTACATCGAGGACCGGCCGCTGCACATGCTGTACTGCGCTGCTGAGGAAAACTGCCTGGCCAGCTCGGCCCGCCTGGCCAACTGGCCCTACGGACACCGCCGCCTGCTCCGCTTCTCCTCCCAGATCCACAACCGCGGCCGCGCCGACTTCCGCCCCAAGGCCGGCCGCCATTCCTGGGTCTGGCACGAGTGCCACCG GCACTACCACAGCATGGACATCTTCACCCACTACGACATCCTGACTCCCAACGGCACCAAGGTGGCTGAGGGACACAAGGCCAGCTTCTGCCTGGAGGACACCGAGTGCGAGGAAG aTGTGGCCAAGAGGTACGAGTGTGCCAACTTTGGGGAGCAGGGCATCACCGTGGGCTGCTGGGACCTGTACCGGCACGACATCGACTGCCAGTGGATCGACATCACTGACGTCAAGCCAGGCAACTACATCCTGCAG GTCGTGATCAACCCCAACTTCGAGGTGGCAGAAAGTGACTTCACCAACAATGCCATGAAATGCAACTGCAAGTACGACGGGCACCGCATCTGGGTGCACAGCTGCCACATCG GAGATGCACTCAGCGAGGAGGCCAACAAGCGGTTTGAGCAGTACCCAGGTCAGCTCAACAACCAGATTTCATAG
- the LOXL3 gene encoding lysyl oxidase homolog 3 isoform X1 gives MGGCGTWAWPELLVLLGSSWLWVGSAQPTPPGPTHAPGPQLRFRLAGYPRKHNEGRVEVFYNDEWGTICDDDFTLGNAHVLCRHLGFVAATGWAHSAKYGKGVGRIWLDNVNCAGSEKSIGDCKHRGWGNSDCSHEEDAGVVCKDERIPGFKDSNVIETEQSHVEEVRLRPVVSGGRRQLPVTEGIVEVRYKDSWAQICDQGWDSHNSRVICGMMGFPAEKKVNRNFYKLFTERQQLNYRLHSVSCTGTEVHLSMCSFEFYRGNSSAACGAGMPAVVSCVPGPLFATGNAHKKKQRQQQQQQGQPRIRLKGGARIGEGRVEVLKSSEWGTICDDRWNLQSASVVCRELGFGSAKEALTGARMGQGTGPIHLNEVQCRGTEKSLWNCPFRNITQEDCKHTEDAAVRCNIPYMGYENLIRLSGGRSRFEGRVEVAVGAGDGDQPRWGLVCGEGWGTLEAMVACRQLGLGFANHGLQIRLAGGRTEFEGRVEVKRGSKWGTVCSDGWTTKEAMVACRQLGLGYSLHAVTETWYWDASNVTEMVMSGVKCAGHEMSLSHCQHHGASLSCRNTGTRFAAGVICSETASDLLLHAPLVQETAYIEDRPLHMLYCAAEENCLASSARLANWPYGHRRLLRFSSQIHNRGRADFRPKAGRHSWVWHECHRHYHSMDIFTHYDILTPNGTKVAEGHKASFCLEDTECEEDVAKRYECANFGEQGITVGCWDLYRHDIDCQWIDITDVKPGNYILQVVINPNFEVAESDFTNNAMKCNCKYDGHRIWVHSCHIGDALSEEANKRFEQYPGQLNNQIS, from the exons ATGGGAGGCTGCGGCACATGGGCATGGccggagctgctggtgctgctgggcagctcctggctgtgggtgggcagtgcccagcccaccCCCCCGGGCCCCACACACGCCCCCGGGCCCCAGCTGAGGTTCCGCCTGGCCGGTTACCCCCGCAAGCACAACGAGGGCCGCGTCGAGGTCTTCTACAACGACGAGTGGGGAACCATCTGCGATGACGACTTCACGCTGGGCAACGCGCACGTGCTGTGCCGGCACCTCGGCTTCGTGGCTGCCACCGGCTGGGCACACAGCGCCAAGTACGGCAAAGGAGTCG GGCGGATCTGGCTGGACAATGTGAACTGTGCCGGAAGCGAGAAGAGCATCGGGGACTGCAAACACCGGGGCTGGGGGAACAGCGACTGCAGCCATGAGGAAGATGCAGGTGTTGTCTGCAAGGATGAACGCATTCCAGGCTTCAAGGACTCCAACGTCATCGAG ACCGAGCAGAGCCACGTGGAGGAGGTGCGGCTGCGGCCGGTGGTGTCCGGGGGGCGGCGGCAGCTGCCGGTGACAGAGGGCATCGTGGAGGTGCGCTACAAGGACAGCTGGGCACAGATCTGCGaccagggctgggacagccacAACAGCCGTGTCATCTGTGGCATGATGGGCTTCCCAGCAGAGAAGAAAGTCAACAGGAACTTCTACAA GCTGTTCACGGAGCGGCAGCAGCTCAACTACCGCCTGCACTCGGTGTCCTGCACGGGGACAGAGGTGCACCTGTCCATGTGCTCCTTTGAGTTCTACCGGGGGAACTCCTCAGCAGCCTGCGGGGCCGGCATGCCCGCCGTGGTCAGCTGCGTGCCCGGGCCCCTCTTCGCCACTGGCAATGCCCACAAGAAGAAGCAGcgtcagcagcagcagcagcagggccag CCCCGGATCCGGCTGAAGGGCGGTGCAAGGATCGGTGAGGGCCGTGTTGAGGTGCTCAAGAGCAGCGAGTGGGGCACGATCTGCGACGATCGCTGGAACCTGCAGTCGGCCAGCGTCGTGTGCCGCGAGCTGGGCTTCGGCAGCGCCAAGGAGGCTCTCACCGGGGCACGCATGGGGCAag GGACGGGCCCCATCCACCTGAACGAGGTGCAGTGCCGGGGCACCGAGAAGTCCCTGTGGAACTGCCCCTTCAGGAACATCACACAGGAGGACTGCAAGCACACGGAGGACGCGGCTGTTCGCTGCAACATCCCCTACATGGGCTACGAAAACCTG ATTCGGCTGAGCGGGGGCCGGAGCCGCTTCGAGGGGCGGGTCGAGGTGGCGGTGGGGGCTGGCGACGGGGACCAGCCCCGCTGGGGTCTGGTCTGCGGCGAAGGCTGGGGTACGCTCGAGGCGATGGTGGCCTGTCGCCAGCTGGGTCTGGGATTCGCTAACCACGGCTTACAA ATCCGCCTGGCCGGCGGGAGGACGGAGTTTGAGGGCCGCGTGGAGGTGAAACGAGGCAGTAAGTGGGGCACGGTCTGCAGCGATGGCTGGACCACCAAGGAGGCCATGGTGGCCTGTCGTCAGCTCGGCCTGGGCTATTCCCTGCACGCAGTGACG GAGACGTGGTACTGGGATGCCAGCAACGTGACAGAGATGGTCATGAGCGGGGTGAAGTGCGCTGGCCACGAGATGTCCCTGAGCCACTGCCAGCACCATGGCGCcagcctgagctgcaggaacacGGGCACACGCTTCGCTGCAGGCGTCATCTGCTCCGAGA CCGCCTCCGACCTGCTGCTGCACGCACCGCTGGTGCAGGAGACGGCGTACATCGAGGACCGGCCGCTGCACATGCTGTACTGCGCTGCTGAGGAAAACTGCCTGGCCAGCTCGGCCCGCCTGGCCAACTGGCCCTACGGACACCGCCGCCTGCTCCGCTTCTCCTCCCAGATCCACAACCGCGGCCGCGCCGACTTCCGCCCCAAGGCCGGCCGCCATTCCTGGGTCTGGCACGAGTGCCACCG GCACTACCACAGCATGGACATCTTCACCCACTACGACATCCTGACTCCCAACGGCACCAAGGTGGCTGAGGGACACAAGGCCAGCTTCTGCCTGGAGGACACCGAGTGCGAGGAAG aTGTGGCCAAGAGGTACGAGTGTGCCAACTTTGGGGAGCAGGGCATCACCGTGGGCTGCTGGGACCTGTACCGGCACGACATCGACTGCCAGTGGATCGACATCACTGACGTCAAGCCAGGCAACTACATCCTGCAG GTCGTGATCAACCCCAACTTCGAGGTGGCAGAAAGTGACTTCACCAACAATGCCATGAAATGCAACTGCAAGTACGACGGGCACCGCATCTGGGTGCACAGCTGCCACATCG GAGATGCACTCAGCGAGGAGGCCAACAAGCGGTTTGAGCAGTACCCAGGTCAGCTCAACAACCAGATTTCATAG
- the LOXL3 gene encoding lysyl oxidase homolog 3 isoform X3: MGGCGTWAWPELLVLLGSSWLWVGSAQPTPPGPTHAPGPQLRFRLAGYPRKHNEGRVEVFYNDEWGTICDDDFTLGNAHVLCRHLGFVAATGWAHSAKYGKGVGRIWLDNVNCAGSEKSIGDCKHRGWGNSDCSHEEDAGVVCKDERIPGFKDSNVIETEQSHVEEVRLRPVVSGGRRQLPVTEGIVEVRYKDSWAQICDQGWDSHNSRVICGMMGFPAEKKVNRNFYKLFTERQQLNYRLHSVSCTGTEVHLSMCSFEFYRGNSSAACGAGMPAVVSCVPGPLFATGNAHKKKQRQQQQQQGQPRIRLKGGARIGEGRVEVLKSSEWGTICDDRWNLQSASVVCRELGFGSAKEALTGARMGQGTGPIHLNEVQCRGTEKSLWNCPFRNITQEDCKHTEDAAVRCNIPYMGYENLIRLAGGRTEFEGRVEVKRGSKWGTVCSDGWTTKEAMVACRQLGLGYSLHAVTETWYWDASNVTEMVMSGVKCAGHEMSLSHCQHHGASLSCRNTGTRFAAGVICSETASDLLLHAPLVQETAYIEDRPLHMLYCAAEENCLASSARLANWPYGHRRLLRFSSQIHNRGRADFRPKAGRHSWVWHECHRHYHSMDIFTHYDILTPNGTKVAEGHKASFCLEDTECEEDVAKRYECANFGEQGITVGCWDLYRHDIDCQWIDITDVKPGNYILQVVINPNFEVAESDFTNNAMKCNCKYDGHRIWVHSCHIGDALSEEANKRFEQYPGQLNNQIS; the protein is encoded by the exons ATGGGAGGCTGCGGCACATGGGCATGGccggagctgctggtgctgctgggcagctcctggctgtgggtgggcagtgcccagcccaccCCCCCGGGCCCCACACACGCCCCCGGGCCCCAGCTGAGGTTCCGCCTGGCCGGTTACCCCCGCAAGCACAACGAGGGCCGCGTCGAGGTCTTCTACAACGACGAGTGGGGAACCATCTGCGATGACGACTTCACGCTGGGCAACGCGCACGTGCTGTGCCGGCACCTCGGCTTCGTGGCTGCCACCGGCTGGGCACACAGCGCCAAGTACGGCAAAGGAGTCG GGCGGATCTGGCTGGACAATGTGAACTGTGCCGGAAGCGAGAAGAGCATCGGGGACTGCAAACACCGGGGCTGGGGGAACAGCGACTGCAGCCATGAGGAAGATGCAGGTGTTGTCTGCAAGGATGAACGCATTCCAGGCTTCAAGGACTCCAACGTCATCGAG ACCGAGCAGAGCCACGTGGAGGAGGTGCGGCTGCGGCCGGTGGTGTCCGGGGGGCGGCGGCAGCTGCCGGTGACAGAGGGCATCGTGGAGGTGCGCTACAAGGACAGCTGGGCACAGATCTGCGaccagggctgggacagccacAACAGCCGTGTCATCTGTGGCATGATGGGCTTCCCAGCAGAGAAGAAAGTCAACAGGAACTTCTACAA GCTGTTCACGGAGCGGCAGCAGCTCAACTACCGCCTGCACTCGGTGTCCTGCACGGGGACAGAGGTGCACCTGTCCATGTGCTCCTTTGAGTTCTACCGGGGGAACTCCTCAGCAGCCTGCGGGGCCGGCATGCCCGCCGTGGTCAGCTGCGTGCCCGGGCCCCTCTTCGCCACTGGCAATGCCCACAAGAAGAAGCAGcgtcagcagcagcagcagcagggccag CCCCGGATCCGGCTGAAGGGCGGTGCAAGGATCGGTGAGGGCCGTGTTGAGGTGCTCAAGAGCAGCGAGTGGGGCACGATCTGCGACGATCGCTGGAACCTGCAGTCGGCCAGCGTCGTGTGCCGCGAGCTGGGCTTCGGCAGCGCCAAGGAGGCTCTCACCGGGGCACGCATGGGGCAag GGACGGGCCCCATCCACCTGAACGAGGTGCAGTGCCGGGGCACCGAGAAGTCCCTGTGGAACTGCCCCTTCAGGAACATCACACAGGAGGACTGCAAGCACACGGAGGACGCGGCTGTTCGCTGCAACATCCCCTACATGGGCTACGAAAACCTG ATCCGCCTGGCCGGCGGGAGGACGGAGTTTGAGGGCCGCGTGGAGGTGAAACGAGGCAGTAAGTGGGGCACGGTCTGCAGCGATGGCTGGACCACCAAGGAGGCCATGGTGGCCTGTCGTCAGCTCGGCCTGGGCTATTCCCTGCACGCAGTGACG GAGACGTGGTACTGGGATGCCAGCAACGTGACAGAGATGGTCATGAGCGGGGTGAAGTGCGCTGGCCACGAGATGTCCCTGAGCCACTGCCAGCACCATGGCGCcagcctgagctgcaggaacacGGGCACACGCTTCGCTGCAGGCGTCATCTGCTCCGAGA CCGCCTCCGACCTGCTGCTGCACGCACCGCTGGTGCAGGAGACGGCGTACATCGAGGACCGGCCGCTGCACATGCTGTACTGCGCTGCTGAGGAAAACTGCCTGGCCAGCTCGGCCCGCCTGGCCAACTGGCCCTACGGACACCGCCGCCTGCTCCGCTTCTCCTCCCAGATCCACAACCGCGGCCGCGCCGACTTCCGCCCCAAGGCCGGCCGCCATTCCTGGGTCTGGCACGAGTGCCACCG GCACTACCACAGCATGGACATCTTCACCCACTACGACATCCTGACTCCCAACGGCACCAAGGTGGCTGAGGGACACAAGGCCAGCTTCTGCCTGGAGGACACCGAGTGCGAGGAAG aTGTGGCCAAGAGGTACGAGTGTGCCAACTTTGGGGAGCAGGGCATCACCGTGGGCTGCTGGGACCTGTACCGGCACGACATCGACTGCCAGTGGATCGACATCACTGACGTCAAGCCAGGCAACTACATCCTGCAG GTCGTGATCAACCCCAACTTCGAGGTGGCAGAAAGTGACTTCACCAACAATGCCATGAAATGCAACTGCAAGTACGACGGGCACCGCATCTGGGTGCACAGCTGCCACATCG GAGATGCACTCAGCGAGGAGGCCAACAAGCGGTTTGAGCAGTACCCAGGTCAGCTCAACAACCAGATTTCATAG